Proteins encoded within one genomic window of Oncorhynchus nerka isolate Pitt River unplaced genomic scaffold, Oner_Uvic_2.0 unplaced_scaffold_2717, whole genome shotgun sequence:
- the LOC135567027 gene encoding probable E3 ubiquitin-protein ligase makorin-1, producing MELSFAIQRSKDMQCGVCMEVVFDKANPSERRFGILSNCCHCYCLKCIRKWRSAKTFESKIIKSCPECRITSNFVIPSEYWVEDKEDKQKLIQKYKDGMG from the exons ATGGAGCTGTCGTTTGCCATCCAGCGCAGTAAGGACATGCAGTGTGGCGTGTGTATGGAGGTGGTGTTTGACAAGGCCAACCCCAGTGAGAGACGCTTCGGCATCCTGTCCAACTGCTGCCACTGCTACTGCCTCAAGTGCATCCGCAAGTGGAGGAGCGCCAAGACGTTCGAGAGCAAGATCATCAA gtccTGTCCAGAGTGTCGGATAACGTCCAACTTCGTCATCCCCAGTGAGTACTGGGTGGAGGACAAGGAAGACAAGCAGAAACTGATACAGAAATACAAGGATGGCATGGGGTAA